Proteins encoded by one window of Brienomyrus brachyistius isolate T26 unplaced genomic scaffold, BBRACH_0.4 scaffold32, whole genome shotgun sequence:
- the LOC125721112 gene encoding pantothenate kinase 3-like isoform X17, translated as MASLFRYFQPRHLLCATGLVVAAAGTAYLVRRLRKRAELQEVPREPEEPTNPCTSPSPAVRTVEPPSFPWFGIDIGGTLVKLVYFEPEEEQAEAENLKNIRSCLTSNVAYGSTSIRDVQLEVKGLELCGRMGNLHFIRFPTQDLTTFLQMTRDKQFSGLHTTLCATGGGAHKFEADFRTIAGLQLVQLDELDCVIRGVLFMSSSGPSECFYLENPNHPEQCFLKPFQLENPFPFLLVNIGSGVSILAVHGRDNFRRVTGTSLGGGTFHGLCCLLTGCSTFEEALEMASHGDSTRVDKLVQDIYGGDYDRFGLPGWTVASSFGNMISKEQRDSVSKEDLARAALVAVTNNIGSITRMCARNENIERVVFVGNFLRGNMLSMKLLAYSMEYWSAGQMKALFLQHEGYFGAVGSLLELLKSS; from the exons TGCCCAGAGAACCAGAGGAGCCAACCAACCCCTGCACATCGCCCAGCCCTGCCGTACGCACCGTGGAGCCGCCTT CATTTCCCTGGTTCGGAATAGACATTGGTGGGACCCTTGTAAAATTAGTCTACTTCGAACCAGAGGAGGAACAGGCAGAAGCGGAGAACCTGAAAAACATCCGCTCCTGTCTGACCTCTAATGTGGCTTATGGCTCCACTAGCATTCGAGATGTGCAGCTGGAAGTGAAGGGTCTGGAGCTGTGTGGCCGAATGGGGAACCTGCATTTCATTCGTTTCCCCACCCAAGACCTGACTACCTTCCTGCAAATGACCCGTGACAAGCAGTTCTCCGGGCTCCATACCACACTCTGTGCCACAGGTGGTGGAGCCCACAAGTTTGAGGCTGATTTCCGAACG ATTGCTGGTCTACAGCTCGTGCAACTGGATGAGTTGGATTGTGTCATCCGGGGGGTCCTTTTCATGAGCTCCAGTGGACCCTCCGAGTGTTTCTATTTGGAAAATCCTAACCATCCAGAGCAGTGcttcctcaaaccattccaaCTGGAGAACCCTTTCCCATTCCTACTAGTCAACATCGGATCTGGGGTCAGCATTCTGGCAGTCCATGGCAGAGACAATTTTAGACGTGTCACTGGAACAAG TCTTGGTGGAGGAACGTTCCATGGACTGTGCTGTCTGCTGACGGGTTGCTCCACGTTTGAGGAAGCACTGGAGATGGCCTCACATGGGGACAGCACACGGGTGGACAAGCTTGTGCAGGACATTTATGGGGGAGACTATGACAGGTTTGGTCTCCCAGGCTGGACTGTGGCCTCCAG TTTTGGAAACATGATTTCCAAGGAGCAGCGCGATTCGGTGTCCAAAGAAGATCTGGCCAGAGCAGCATTAGTTGCCGTCACTAATAACATCGGCTCCATCACCAGGATGTGTGCCCGGAATGAG AATATAGAGAGAGTGGTGTTTGTGGGCAACTTCCTGAGGGGTAACATGCTGTCCATGAAGCTCCTGGCCTACTCAATGGAGTACTGGTCTGCTGGACAAATGAAAGCGCTGTTTCTTCAGCATGAG ggCTACTTTGGCGCTGTCGGGTCACTTCTGGAACTATTAAAATCCTCCTGA
- the LOC125721112 gene encoding pantothenate kinase 3-like isoform X24, with protein sequence MASHGDSTRVDKLVQDIYGGDYDRFGLPGWTVASSFGNMISKEQRDSVSKEDLARAALVAVTNNIGSITRMCARNENIERVVFVGNFLRGNMLSMKLLAYSMEYWSAGQMKALFLQHEGYFGAVGSLLELLKSS encoded by the exons ATGGCCTCACATGGGGACAGCACACGGGTGGACAAGCTTGTGCAGGACATTTATGGGGGAGACTATGACAGGTTTGGTCTCCCAGGCTGGACTGTGGCCTCCAG TTTTGGAAACATGATTTCCAAGGAGCAGCGCGATTCGGTGTCCAAAGAAGATCTGGCCAGAGCAGCATTAGTTGCCGTCACTAATAACATCGGCTCCATCACCAGGATGTGTGCCCGGAATGAG AATATAGAGAGAGTGGTGTTTGTGGGCAACTTCCTGAGGGGTAACATGCTGTCCATGAAGCTCCTGGCCTACTCAATGGAGTACTGGTCTGCTGGACAAATGAAAGCGCTGTTTCTTCAGCATGAG ggCTACTTTGGCGCTGTCGGGTCACTTCTGGAACTATTAAAATCCTCCTGA